In Ostrea edulis chromosome 4, xbOstEdul1.1, whole genome shotgun sequence, a single window of DNA contains:
- the LOC125669705 gene encoding uncharacterized protein LOC125669705, which yields MMTSMAAAVKSGEFRAKYLNTMRTMLGWNLMQKVLENKNRSGRQKILSESFHQKELETGVEEACKLGMMEAVKFLIEKCDVNVEKVKHLCVWSAASKQNSNIVKYFFENYSIDVNMENDKGMRVIHFACLAGDVSLAEYLVNKGADMTAVDSNNVNSLMAGAWAGSLKICQMAVRAGVDVNAKSSSGEHILHGAIRQSNNLKQCRLDVIHYLVKAGANVNSVNGSNISVVMYAAIALNGSTKTLGYFLKHPQVDVREKIDAIKLGGAFLITKGNERRGFKFWTRAIEFQEKLNIRPEIQNSNSDSCAGYFSCYEPVSVADIQRLKRIPVFPIKFMVALMTKLHVKYGHDCIQQLESLMDVIVSLGYYDFYLEVFVYVFLHIFPDNGNVNYLQDFRIAFRIICAIVAWKTREGDEIFPKVLDFFEKMTNGFENQQFCCRRRLIRSVRDLSQSQRELRSMIMNVLDFFSPSDAEDDNDSDGYCVNDDYKDGKQKNLYMKLMIKLGALIFEIFPTHKEEFIPCLLKLLRTNFRDEKQATFLHIAINCIDTNLVYHGNEDSQADLVKILIEYGEDVNATDNYLCTPVHDLARVVYSGNRNLIQEVLNLMIKYGAHLDIRNKTGWSGLDELIDFEVTVHPVANQSLQCLAAKVIMEEKLSYRSCVPKALWDFIKLHDPEEHIMQDDIPYAYFSQEQFWFSPEEHVCDTD from the coding sequence ATGATGACAAGTATGGCAGCTGCTGTGAAATCGGGTGAATTTAGAGCAAAATACTTGAATACTATGAGAACAATGCTTGGTTGGAATCTCATGCAGAAAGTTTTAGAAAACAAAAACCGTTCAGGGAGACAGAAAATTTTGTCTGAATCCTTTCACCAAAAAGAATTGGAGACTGGTGTAGAGGAAGCATGCAAATTGGGAATGATGGAAGCTGTGAAGTTTCTTATAGAAAAATGTGATGTCAATGTAGAAAAGGTCAAACATCTGTGTGTATGGTCTGCAGCAAGTAAACAAAATTCTAATattgtgaaatatttctttGAGAACTATTCCATTGATGTTAACATGGAAAATGATAAAGGAATGAGAGTCATACACTTTGCCTGTCTTGCTGGTGATGTAAGTTTAGCAGAATATCTCGTTAACAAAGGAGCTGACATGACCGCTGTAGATAGCAATAATGTGAATTCTCTTATGGCAGGGGCTTGGGCAGGTTCTTTGAAAATATGTCAAATGGCTGTTAGAGCAGGAGTGGATGTAAATGCAAAGAGCAGCTCTGGTGAACATATTCTACATGGGGCTATCAGACAAAGCAACAATTTAAAGCAATGTCGATTAGATGTTATACACTATCTTGTGAAGGCAGGAGCAAACGTGAACAGCGTCAATGGATCCAACATTTCTGTGGTCATGTATGCAGCTATAGCATTAAATGGAAGCACTAAAACTCTCGGTTATTTCCTTAAGCATCCACAAGTGGATGTTCGTGAAAAAATTGATGCAATTAAATTAGGAGGGGCATTCTTGATTACCAAAGGAAATGAGagaagaggattcaagttttgGACAAGAGCTATTGAATTTCAAGAAAAATTGAATATTAGACCGGAAATTCAAAACAGCAATTCTGATTCGTGTGCTGGTTATTTCTCTTGCTATGAGCCAGTATCTGTTGCAGATATCCAAAGACTGAAAAGAATCCCAGTGTTTCCAATCAAGTTTATGGTTGCActgatgacaaaacttcatgtAAAGTATGGTCATGATTGTATCCAGCAGTTGGAAAGTTTGATGGATGTGATTGTTTCACTGGGATATTATGACTTCTACCTAGAAGTTTTTGTGTACGTATTTCTCCACATTTTTCCAGACAATGGAAATGTGAATTATTTGCAAGACTTTCGGATTGCTTTTCGGATTATCTGTGCAATCGTAGCTTGGAAAACCAGGGAGGGAGATGAAATATTTCCAAAAGTATTGGATTTTTTTGAGAAAATGACAAATGGTTTTGAAAATCAACAATTCTGTTGCAGAAGGAGACTTATTAGGTCTGTGAGAGATCTTTCACAGTCACAGAGAGAACTGAGGAGTATGATAATGAATGTACTTGATTTTTTCAGTCCCAGTGATGCAGAAGATGACAATGATTCAGATGGGTATTGTGTTAATGATGACTACAAAGATGGAAAACAGAAAAACTTGTACATGAAGCTCATGATCAAACTTGGTGCtctgatttttgaaatatttcccacTCACAAAGAGGAATTTATTCCATGTCTTCTGAAACTTCTGAGGACGAACTTCAGAGATGAAAAACAAGCTACTTTCCTTCACATTGCCATAAACTGTATTGATACCAATTTAGTCTATCATGGGAATGAAGATAGCCAAGCAGATCTGGTGAAGATACTTATTGAATATGGAGAGGATGTTAATGCAACTGACAATTACCTCTGTACTCCAGTCCATGATCTTGCCAGAGTTGTCTACAGTGGCAACAGAAACCTGATACAAGAGGTGCTGAACCTCATGATAAAGTATGGTGCTCATTTAGACATCAGAAATAAGACTGGATGGTCTGGATTGGATGAGTTGATAGATTTTGAAGTAACAGTTCATCCCGTGGCAAACCAATCACTTCAGTGCCTTGCAGCGAAAGTTATCATGGAGGAAAAACTAAGTTATCGAAGCTGCGTACCAAAGGCATTGTGGGATTTCATTAAACTGCACGATCCAGAGGAACACATAATGCAAGATGACATTCCATATGCTTATTTTAGTCAAGAGCAATTTTGGTTTAGCCCCGAGGAACATGTGTGTGATACAGACTGA
- the LOC125672313 gene encoding uncharacterized protein LOC125672313 — MKLKKKKKTFTICIIFRLCVATLHFNEIGRRHQATTTTGPARWHLSYPKRSKGEVAVVKPDKTPITYDYVEILCINLVERRLPTCPAATAEASKDTGYRPPPLTSSLACFSKDELIATRRTRFAHGNLVAVEGPRT; from the exons atgaagttgaaaaaaaaaaaaaaaacttttacaaTCTGTATCATTTTCAGATTGTGTGTAGCCACCCTACACTTCAATGAAATTGGCAGACGACACCAAGCTACAACAACGACTGGACCAGCACGGTGGCATCTGAGTTATCCAAAGAGAAGTAAAGGGGAGGTCGCAGTTGTGAAACCTGACAAGACTCCAATTACCTATG ACTATGTGGAGATTCTGTGCATCAACTTGGTGGAACGCCGTCTTCCGACATGTCCAGCAGCTACTGCGGAAGCCAGTAAGGACACAGGTTACAGACCACCACCTCTTACCTCCTCCCTTGCTTGTTTCAGTAAGGATGAACTCATTGCCACAAGACGAACACGGTTTGCGCATGGCAATTTGGTTGCTGTTGAGGGCCCAAGAACGTGA
- the LOC125669725 gene encoding transcription factor MafK-like, translated as MSKKIFLSQCKSEARALSAAQISDDELVAMTVKELNKLLKGLPREEMIKLKQRRRTLKNRGYAANCREKRMSQKEELETEKERLRAEVHRLQRENDVVKMELTSLKNKYDALQRFAEVNRIKVLTPPMFLTPPHFGHRDSMIVKSEPSQA; from the exons ATGAGTAAAAAG ATTTTCTTGTCGCAGTGCAAATCAGAGGCGAGGGCTTTGAGTGCTGCCCAGATATCAGATGATGAGCTAGTTGCCATGACAGTGAAAGAACTGAACAAGCTGTTGAAAGGCTTGCCAAGGGAAGAGATGATCAAGCTTAAGCAACGTCGCCGCACTCTGAAGAATCGAGGTTACGCTGCCAACTGTCGGGAAAAACGCATGTCCCAGAAGGAAGAGTTGGAGACGGAGAAAGAGCGACTTAGAGCAGAGGTTCACAGATTACAGAGAGAAAACGATGTTGTCAAGATGGAACTTACTtctttgaaaaacaaatatgatGCTCTGCAACGATTTGCTGAGGTCAACAGAATCAAGGTTTTGACACCGCCTATGTTTCTGACCCCACCCCACTTCGGTCACAGAGATTCGATGATTGTGAAGTCGGAGCCATCACAGGCATAG